The Nitrospinaceae bacterium genome has a window encoding:
- a CDS encoding ammonium transporter, whose amino-acid sequence MENKIRKFAWYIFSISALVAIWPAFAAAAEAKLDGANTAWILTSTALVLFMTIPGLALFYGGLVRTKNVLSVLMQCFSITCLVSILWLVIGYSLAFSDGNAFVGGLSKMFFKGVTTDSLFGNIPETVFAMFQLTFAIITPALIIGAYAERMKFSAMFLFSGIWLVFVYAPVAHWVWGGGWLGGMGALDFAGGTVVHINSGISALVCAIMLGKRHGFPEQPPSPHNLTMTVTGASMLWVGWFGFNAGSALAADGAAGMAMLVTHMSSAAAALTWMFIEWSKFGKPSALGIVTGAVAGLVGITPASGFVGPIGALVIGVATGFICYNAVGIIKQKFKIDDSLDVFPVHGVGGIVGALLTGIFVSDSFGGAGLAEGVTMGGQLWIQLVSIVATLVYSGVLSFIILKVVDKIVGLRVAAEDEQVGLDPSQHNETGYEI is encoded by the coding sequence GTGGAAAACAAAATCCGTAAATTCGCATGGTACATTTTTTCGATATCGGCTCTCGTAGCCATCTGGCCCGCCTTCGCCGCCGCCGCAGAAGCCAAGCTGGACGGCGCCAACACGGCCTGGATACTTACCTCGACTGCGCTCGTCTTGTTCATGACGATACCGGGCCTCGCCCTTTTCTACGGCGGGCTGGTTCGAACGAAGAACGTTTTATCCGTCTTGATGCAGTGTTTTTCGATCACCTGCCTCGTTTCAATTCTCTGGCTCGTCATTGGCTACAGCCTCGCCTTCTCGGATGGCAACGCCTTCGTCGGTGGCCTGAGTAAAATGTTTTTCAAGGGCGTAACCACGGACTCACTGTTCGGAAATATTCCAGAGACCGTCTTCGCCATGTTCCAACTCACCTTCGCCATAATCACCCCGGCGCTCATCATCGGTGCCTACGCCGAGCGCATGAAATTCTCGGCCATGTTTCTTTTTTCCGGCATCTGGCTGGTTTTCGTTTATGCCCCGGTTGCCCACTGGGTTTGGGGCGGCGGCTGGCTCGGTGGAATGGGTGCCCTCGATTTTGCGGGCGGCACTGTTGTTCACATCAACTCAGGGATAAGCGCCCTGGTGTGCGCCATCATGCTTGGCAAGCGCCACGGATTTCCCGAACAGCCGCCCTCGCCGCATAACCTCACCATGACCGTCACCGGCGCCTCAATGCTCTGGGTCGGCTGGTTCGGCTTCAACGCAGGCTCGGCTCTGGCCGCCGACGGCGCTGCCGGCATGGCTATGCTGGTGACACACATGTCCTCGGCCGCTGCCGCACTCACCTGGATGTTCATCGAGTGGAGCAAATTCGGAAAACCGAGCGCCTTGGGGATTGTCACCGGTGCAGTCGCCGGCCTCGTCGGCATCACTCCGGCCTCGGGCTTTGTTGGCCCCATTGGCGCGCTCGTCATTGGCGTTGCCACCGGCTTCATCTGCTACAACGCCGTGGGCATCATCAAACAAAAATTCAAGATTGATGACTCGCTCGACGTCTTTCCGGTCCACGGAGTGGGCGGCATTGTTGGCGCTCTCCTGACCGGCATATTTGTCAGCGATAGCTTTGGCGGCGCAGGCCTCGCCGAGGGCGTCACCATGGGCGGGCAGCTCTGGATTCAGCTTGTCAGCATCGTGGCCACGCTCGTCTATTCGGGCGTTCTATCGTTCATCATCCTTAAAGTGGTGGACAAAATCGTCGGCCTTCGTGTCGCCGCCGAGGATGAGCAGGTCGGCCTCGACCCGAGCCAGCACAACGAGACGGGCTACGAAATCTAA
- a CDS encoding P-II family nitrogen regulator has product MKKVVAVIKPFKLDEVKEALGGIGVAGMTITEVKGFGRQKGHTELYRGSEYVVDFLPKIRIEILAEDEKTESIVSAIAEAANTGQIGDGKIFIIQLGEVVRIRTGERGKEAI; this is encoded by the coding sequence ATGAAAAAAGTTGTCGCCGTCATCAAACCGTTCAAGCTGGATGAAGTGAAGGAGGCCCTCGGCGGCATCGGGGTCGCGGGCATGACGATTACTGAGGTGAAGGGCTTTGGTCGCCAGAAGGGCCATACCGAACTCTATCGTGGAAGCGAATACGTCGTCGATTTTCTCCCGAAAATCCGGATAGAGATTCTCGCCGAGGATGAAAAGACAGAATCCATCGTCTCGGCCATCGCCGAGGCGGCCAACACGGGTCAGATAGGAGACGGGAAGATTTTCATCATTCAGCTTGGTGAAGTTGTTCGCATTCGTACTGGCGAGCGGGGAAAAGAAGCTATCTAA